Proteins from a genomic interval of Dama dama isolate Ldn47 chromosome 1, ASM3311817v1, whole genome shotgun sequence:
- the LOC133066365 gene encoding olfactory receptor 4A47-like has product MEARSNVTHFVLLGLTQNPKEQKVLFVMFLFFYILTMLGNMLIVVTVTFSKILNSPMYFFLASLSFMDVIYSSSISPKLISSLFLGKNTISFQSCMTQLFTEHFFGGSEVFLLLVMAYDRYVAICKPLHYLVIMRQWVCVVLLVLSWVGGFLHSIIQLSTIFGLPFCGPNIIDHFFCDMYPLLKLVCTDTYIISLLVAANGGLICTLVFLLLLVSYGVILHSLKNLSQEGRRKALQTCGSHITVVVCFFVPCIFMYVRPAKTFPIDKSLSVFYTVITPMLNPLIYTLRNSEMTNAMNKLWRRNMVFYGKKSASSTMKGVI; this is encoded by the coding sequence ATGGAAGCAAGAAGCAATGTGACTCACTTTGTCCTCCTGGGCCTCACTCAGAATCCTAAGGAGCAGAAAGTCCTTTTTGTTATGTTCTTGTTCTTCTACATCTTGACCATGTTAGGCAACATGCTTATTGTGGTGACTGTAACGTTTAGTAAGATCCTGAATTCGCCGATGTACTTTTTTCTTGCTAGTTTATCATTTATGGATGTCATTTATTCCTCATCTATTTCTCCCAAACTGATTTCAAGCTTGTTCTTAGGGAAAAATACCATATCCTTCCAATCCTGTATGACCCAGCTGTTTACAGAGCACTTTTTTGGTGGATCAGAGGTCTTCCTTCTGctggtgatggcctatgaccgctatgtggccatctgtaagccgTTGCATTATCTGGTGATCATGAGGCAATGGGTGTGTGTCGTGTTGCTGGTGCTGTCCTGGGTTGGAGGGTTTCTGCACTCAATTATTCAGCTTAGCACTATTTTCGGGCTCCCGTTCTGTGGCCCCAATATCATTGATCATTTTTTCTGTGACATGTACCCTCTATTGAAACTGGTGTGTACTGACACCTACATCATTAGCCTCTTAGTAGCAGCAAATGGAGGCCTGATCTGCACTCTTGTGTTTCTGCTCTTGCTCGTCTCCTACGGAGTCATCCTGCACTCTCTGaagaacctgagtcaggaagggaggCGGAAAGCCCTCCAGACCTGTGGTTCCCACATCACTGTGGTTGTCTGCTTCTTTGTCCCCTGCATTTTCATGTATGTGAGACCTGCTAAGACCTTCCCCATTGACAAATCTTTAAGTGTGTTTTATACAGTCATAACCCCCATGCTGAACCCATTAATCTACACTCTGAGAAACTCAGAGATGACAAATGCCATGAATAAGCTTTGGAGAAGGAACATGGTATTTTATGGTAAAAAAAGTGCATCATCCACCATGAAGGGGGTCATTTGA
- the LOC133055907 gene encoding olfactory receptor 4A47-like: MEPRNNISYFVLLGLTKNSKEQKVLFVMFLVFYILTVLGNFLIIITVTISKTLNSPMYFFLASLSFMDVTYSSSITPRLISDLFFGEKNISFESCMTQLFAEHLFAGSGVFLLLVMAYDRYVAVCKPLHYLVIMRQRVCVVLLMVSWVGGFLHSIIQLSTVYEFPFCGPNVIDHYMCDMFPLLKLVCTDTYVTDLLVASNGGLICTIVFLLLLVSYGVILHSLKNLSQERRRKALQTCGSHITVVVFFFVPCIFINARPAKTFPIDKSVSVFYTVITPMLNPLIYSLRNSELTNAMKKLWKRNIVSHSK; this comes from the coding sequence ATGGAACCAAGGAACAATATATCTTACTTTGTCCTCTTGGGCCTCACAAAGAATTCAAAGGAGCAAAAAGTCCTTTTTGTTATGTTCTTGGTCTTTTACATTTTGACTGTACTGGGCAACTTTCTCATTATCATTACTGTAACTATTAGTAAGACTTTGAACTCACCaatgtacttttttcttgctAGCTTATCATTTATGGATGTCACTTATTCTTCTTCTATTACCCCCAGATTGATTTCAGACttgttctttggggaaaaaaacatatcCTTTGAATCTTGCATGACTCAGCTGTTTGCAGAGCACCTTTTTGCTGGATCCGGGGTCTTCCTTCTGctggtgatggcctatgaccgctatgtggccgtCTGTAAGCCCTTGCATTATCTGGTGATCATGAGGCAGAGGGTTTGCGTTGTGCTGCTGATGGTGTCCTGGGTTGGAGGTTTTCTGCACTCAATTATTCAACTCAGCACTGTTTATGAGTTCCCGTTCTGTGGCCCCAATGTCATTGATCACTATATGTGTGACATGTTCCCTTTATTGAAGCTTGTCTGTACTGACACCTATGTCACTGACCTCTTAGTTGCATCCAATGGGGGGCTGATCTGCACTATTGTGTTTCTGCTCTTACTCGTCTCCTACGGAGTCATCCTGCATTCTCTGAAGAACCTGAGTCAGGAAAGGAGGCGGAAAGCCCTCCAGACCTGTGGTTCCCACATCACTGTGGTTGTCTTCTTCTTtgttccctgtattttcataaatGCAAGACCTGCTAAGACCTTCCCCATTGACAAATCTGTGAGTGTGTTCTATACAGTCATAACTCCCATGCTGAACCCATTAATCTACAGTCTAAGAAATTCTGAGTTGACTAATGCTATGAAGAAGCTCTGGAAAAGGAACATCGTATCTCATAGTAAATAA